A single window of Zea mays cultivar B73 chromosome 10, Zm-B73-REFERENCE-NAM-5.0, whole genome shotgun sequence DNA harbors:
- the LOC100501371 gene encoding Protein DWARF 53 produces the protein MPTPVPAARQCLSPPAVTALDAAVASARRRAHAQTTSLHLIASLLAPTAAPLLRDALARARSAAYSPRLQLKALDLCFAVSLDRLPSTPTSASTPTSVSASASASTSNDPQQHEPPVANSLMAAIKRSQANQRRNPDTFHFYHHQAAPTSPNAIKVDLSHLVLAILDDPLVSRVFADAGFRSNEIKVAILRPAPPVPLLGRLPTRARPPPLFLCSFAAADDADVPSPAPALAGAAPGEDNCRRITDILARGRNPMLVGVGAASAAADFAKASPYRIVPIGPASANNQAAPTTPTSGLIFSIGDLKDLVPDEADLQDAARRVVAEVTRLLETHRPAARQTQTVWVMGWSATYETYLAFLSKFPLVDKDWELQLLPITAVRDAGPAAGLVPPPPAPATTVAALSMPATTSFAESFVPFGGLLCDTYEANSLTTNFCPQALRCQHCNDRYEQEVASIIRGSGVTADAHQEGLPSLLQNGGMMGSNNEFDAVKVRDDQMVLSTKILNLEKKWNEYCVRLHQGCNRINRDPCQLFPHHIGVRVDRERCANPNQSAQTIALQRDIIKPCALSSPYTNITAKSISAPDQINADLVLNLQVRQSRSNEPLQSGVVPFQHINSSNYNKPEESSAAPVTTDLVLATPRGSSFKDSSSALCKRVEDIEETIQLMPNKVDDLNLKPPHLSIQPYTCSKSSSSNWEQTSPSALHSTSLGGTSAFGQWQRPSPLATQSFDLSNYKLLMEHLFKVVGRQEEALSAICASIVRCRSMERRRGANKKNDIWFSFYGPDSIAKRRVGVALAELMHGSSGNLIYLDLSLNDWGNPSFRGKRATDCIFEELRKKRRSVIFLDNIDKADCLVQESLIHAMETGRYKDLHGGRVTDLNDSIVVLSTRMIQGCQDASLGVEEGNAFSEEKAVAARGHQLKIIVEPGTTNIGGGNVVVSSRHSLGSSEASSYSSKRKLHISDGQEKTEESASTSKRLHRTSSIPFDLNLPGDDEEAHDDGDDDKSSGSHENYLEGSVGNLLRWVDGSINFKPFDFGKLCEDILQEFSNTTSKILGTRGCRLEIDAGAMEQVVAAAWASDSHENEKRPVRTWVEQVFGRSLEQVKMRCENLSSCTLRLVSCEVKEDGFGALLPSRIILDW, from the exons ATGCCGACGCCGGTGCCCGCCGCGCGCCAGTGCCTCTCCCCGCCCGCCGTCACGGCCCTCGACGCCGCCGTCGCCTCCGCGCGCCGACGGGCCCACGCGCAGACCACCTCCCTTCACCTCATCGCCTCGCTCCTCGCCCCCACCGCCGCGCCGCTGCTCCGCGACGCGCTCGCCCGCGCCCGCAGCGCCGCCTACTCCCCGCGCCTCCAGCTCAAGGCGCTCGACCTCTGCTTCGCCGTCTCCCTCGACCGCCTCCCGTCCACCCCcacctccgcctccacccccacctcagtctccgcctccgcctccgccagCACCAGCAATGACCCCCAGCAGCACGAGCCCCCCGTCGCCAACTCCCTCATGGCCGCCATCAAGCGCTCGCAGGCCAACCAGCGCCGGAACCCGGACACGTTCCACTTCTATCACCATCAGGCGGCGCCCACCTCCCCCAACGCCATCAAGGTCGACCTCTCCCACCTTGTCCTCGCCATCCTCGACGACCCGCTCGTCAGCCGCGTCTTCGCCGACGCGGGATTCCGCAGCAACGAGATCAAGGTCGCCATCCTCCGCCCCGCGCCGCCCGTCCCGCTGCTCGGCCGCCTCcccacgcgcgcgcgcccgccgcCGCTCTTCCTCTGCAGCTTTGCCGCCGCGGACGACGCCGACGTCccctcgcccgcgcccgccctcgcGGGGGCCGCACCGGGGGAGGACAACTGCCGCCGCATCACCGACATCCTCGCCCGCGGACGCAACCCCATGCTCGTCGGCGTCGGGGCCGCCTCCGCAGCCGCAGATTTCGCCAAGGCGTCCCCGTACCGCATCGTCCCCATCGGCCCCGCCTCTGCCAATAATCAGGCGGCACCGACGACGCCCACCTCTGGCCTTATCTTCAGCATCGGTGATCTCAAGGACCTGGTGCCCGACGAGGCCGACCTGCAGGACGCGGCTCGCCGGGTGGTGGCGGAGGTCACGCGCCTGCTCGAGACGCACAGACCTGCTGCCCGCCAAACCCAAACGGTCTGGGTCATGGGCTGGTCCGCCACCTACGAGACCTACCTCGCCTTCCTTTCCAAGTTCCCACTCGTCGACAAGGACTGGGAACTCCAGCTGCTGCCGATCACCGCCGTGCGCGACGCCGGCCCTGCAGCGGGACTCGTGCCTCCTCCTCCAGCTCCAGCCACCACGGTCGCTGCCTTGTCCATGCCTGCCACTACAAG CTTCGCGGAGTCATTTGTTCCTTTTGGAGGTCTTTTGTGCGATACCTATGAAGCAAATAGTCTCACAACAAATTTCTGCCCTCAGGCTCTACGATGTCAACATTGCAACGATAGATATGAGCAAGAAGTTGCCTCTATCATTAGAGGAAGTGGCGTTACAGCTGATGCTCACCAAGAAGGTCTACCTTCTCTGTTGCAGAATGGCGGCATGATGGGTTCTAACAATGAGTTTGATGCAGTCAAG GTTAGAGATGATCAAATGGTATTGAGTACAAAAATATTGAATCTAGAGAAGAAGTGGAATGAGTACTGTGTACGTCTCCATCAAGGTTGCAATAGAATCAACAGAGATCCTTGCCAGTTATTTCCACATCACATTGGTGTTCGAGTTGACAGGGAAAGATGTGCAAATCCAAACCAAAGCGCACAGACAATTGCACTTCAGAGGGATATTATTAAACCTTGTGCATTGTCTTCTCCATACACCAATATAACTGCAAAGAGTATTTCAGCACCAGACCAAATAAATGCAGACCTTGTACTAAACCTTCAAGTGAGGCAGTCGAGGAGTAATGAACCCCTTCAAAGTGGGGTTGTGCCATTCCAACATATCAACTCATCAAATTATAACAAACCCGAAGAATCATCTGCTGCACCTGTGACAACTGATTTAGTGTTGGCCACCCCTCGTGGATCTTCCTTCAAGGATTCAAGTAGTGCCCTGTGTAAACGTGTAGAGGACATTGAAGAGACAATCCAGCTGATGCCTAACAAGGTTGACGATCTGAATCTTAAACCTCCTCACTTGTCTATACAACCTTACACTTGCTCCAAGAGTTCCTCATCAAATTGGGAGCAAACATCACCTAGTGCTCTGCATTCAACATCTTTAGGAGGCACTTCTGCCTTTGGCCAATGGCAGAGGCCTTCACCGCTCGCAACACAAAGTTTTGATTTGAGCAATTACAAGCTACTTATGGAACACCTGTTTAAGGTTGTTGGGAGGCAGGAGGAAGCATTGAGTGCTATTTGTGCATCCATTGTGCGGTGCAGGTCGATGGAGAGGCGTCGTGGTGCAAACAAAAAGAACGACATATGGTTTAGTTTTTATGGCCCTGACAGCATTGCCAAGCGGAGAGTTGGTGTGGCACTTGCTGAGCTAATGCATGGTAGCTCAGGGAACTTGATATATCTGGACCTAAGCCTCAATGATTGGGGTAACCCTAGTTTCAGAGGAAAGCGTGCCACCGACTGTATCTTTGAAGAGCTGAGAAAGAAGCGGCGATCGGTTATCTTCCTTGACAATATTGACAAAGCCGATTGCCTTGTTCAGGAGAGCCTGATTCATGCAATGGAGACTGGTAGGTACAAGGACTTGCATGGGGGACGAGTGACTGATCTTAATGACTCGATTGTGGTGTTGTCTACAAGAATGATCCAAGGATGCCAGGATGCTTCTCTTGGGGTGGAAGAGGGCAATGCTTTTTCAGAAGAAAAGGCTGTGGCAGCTCGTGGGCATCAACTGAAGATCATAGTTGAGCCGGGCACAACCAACATCGGTGGAGGCAACGTTGTAGTTTCGTCAAGGCATTCCTTGGGAAGCAGTGAAGCCTCAAGTTATTCCAGTAAGCGGAAGCTCCACATCTCTGATGGGCAAGAAAAGACAGAAGAATCGGCAAGCACTTCAAAGCGACTGCATAGAACATCAAGCATCCCATTCGACTTGAACCTCCCAGGCGACGATGAGGAAGCCCATGATGATGGTGATGATGACAAGAGCAGTGGCAGCCACGAAAACTATCTAGAGGGATCTGTCGGAAACCTCTTGCGTTGGGTGGATGGTTCAATCAATTTCAAGCCATTTGACTTTGGCAAGCTTTGTGAGGACATCCTGCAGGAGTTCAGCAATACTACCAGCAAAATTCTGGGCACCAGGGGGTGCAGGCTGGAGATCGACGCTGGGGCTATGGAGCAGGTAGTGGCAGCGGCATGGGCATCCGATTCGCATGAGAATGAGAAGAGGCCTGTGCGGACGTGGGTGGAGCAGGTGTTTGGCAGGAGCCTTGAGCAGGTCAAGATGAGGTGTGAGAATCTGAGCAGCTGTACCCTGAGACTGGTTTCCTGTGAGGTGAAAGAAGATGGTTTTGGAGCTTTGCTTCCCTCGAGAATAATTCTGGATTGGTGA